In Oryza sativa Japonica Group chromosome 1, ASM3414082v1, the genomic stretch CACTTGTGCGTAGTGTGCTTTGTTCCTGGAAAGTAAGGATACTGATTGCACTTGCATTTCTGGCACGAGATCAGGTGCAAATGTAGTCCTTGATCTCTCTTGCTCTGCAAACAATGGCAAGAAGCAATTGCAGTTAGGGTAGTTAGGCACTCtgtttcaagtttcaacaaGCAAGATCGAATCCTATCCATCAACACAGTGGATCTGCCCATGCATGCTGCACCATTGCAACCTTCAAACGTGTCGAGTCCCCCAACCTCGCTGTAAAACCTGAATTTGACCTTTCCAAGATTTAACCATATGGTCAAACAATGTGCAGAGCCTGTACAACCTGGGCGCCCGGAGACTCCTGGTCGCCGGATTGCCGCCGGTCGGATGCCTCCCGGTGCAGATGACGCTGGCGGCGCTGAGGCAGCCGCCGAGGCCACAGGGCTGCATCGCGGAGCAGAACGCGGAGGCGGAGAAGTACAACGCCAAGCTCCGCAAAATGCTCACCAAGTTCCAGTCAACTTCGCCCGGAGCGAAAGCCGTGTACGCTGACATCTACACCCCTCTCACGGACATGGTCGATCATCCCCAGAAGTATGGTGAGTAAAGAGCTAACTTCTGAAAATCTGAAGCCGAAACCGATCGAAAAATTTCGGCGTTGTTTTTTACAGAATTGACAGCATTTGATGTTGCTTTCGGAACTTCTGTTAACCCAGGTTTCGCCGAAACTGGCAAGGGGTGCTGCGGCACTGGGCTGCTGGAGATGGGGCCCCTGTGCACCGATCTGATGCCGACCTGCACGACGCCGGCCCAGTTCATGTTCTGGGACTCTGTCCATCCGACGCAAGCCACATACAAAGCTGTCGCTGACCACTTCCTGCGAACTAACATGTTGCAGTTCGATGATTAAATGTGGCTTAATTAATGCCACAACTTACTAGCAGTAGCTCTGAAAGGTTTGTACGCACTGTGACAGTACTTATAGTACATCTTTGAAGACCAACCATTGCAACTTCGTCTTCAATGCAACGCTTTACTTGCAACCATTACCGACCTGAATTGCTGTTGCTAGTTGTGCACTGGCTTTTTTTATCAGGCTTCTTGGGTTTGTTTGGTTTACGGTCTAAGAGCAAATACTATAAGTTTGTAAGCACTTTATCTCTACATACCATGTAGATTTATTTACTGTtgtggaagagagaagagatgaAAGAAAGAATTAAGCCATCCCTCGTGTAAGATACAACCCCAATACAAACttcaataaatatatttattgagATTTATGTTTAGAGATAACATACTGTACAGACTACTTCTTAATTTATATAGAGATGATAAAGATAAAATTGAAGGTGGCAGCTATCCCTTTCATAAAACTTGCTCTAACTCAGCCAAACCAAAGAAAATGTCAAATTGCCATTGCCAAATTATTTGGCTTAGTTAAATACCTAAATACAActttggtagcaaactaaacaAAAACCTAGCCAgtttttgccaaaatttttttggcaaggttacactccctccgtcctttaaaaaaaaggcaaaccctgaatttccgtgtccaactttaattgtccatcttatatgaaattgttttataattcgtattttcattgttgttagatgataaaacatgattaatattttatgcgtgacttgtctttttaatttttttcataattttttcaaataagacggacggtcaaacgttgggcacggaaaccagagtttgtctttttattggacggagggagtacatagcaAAGAACCAAACAAGCCCCAAGATTACTGTCCTGCATCATCCACGGGGAACGACAGCCAGCCTGCTTGCCTTtaatttcctccgtttcatactataatacattttgatttttttttctaagtaaaACATctttaagtttaatcaagtttatacgAAAATTTTGTAACATCTACAAtacaattaattttattaagtctaacattagatctatagtatgtttgttttgtgttaaaaaataTTGGCACGTTTTCCTACgaatggtcaaacttaaaaagaattatttttttaaaaaaatcaaaacatcatGTAATACGAAATGGAGAGAATAGTTTAACTGCATATGATggccccctttttttttgagaactcatATGATGGCCTGAACTCTGGTACTTCTGTAAACATCTGCAAGTGCCACTAGACCATGAGATAACCTCATCTCATCTCGGTTGCTGAGAATGATGAAACGCCTGCAGCTGAGAGGGAGCGCCAGGAGCCCAGGAGCAGGCCACTGGCCAGAGTTTGATCCCTGGTACTCCTCCCGGACGCCGGCAACGGACCCATACCTTTCTACGCCCGCAGGCGGGGAGGGGATCTGACCGACGCTGCCGAGGTCGCTCTCCGGCGATCAAGGGGCTCATCTTAGAATCAGGAATCTGATGAATTCGAGGAGAGGCCACGAGGACTATCTTagaatcagttttttttttgttgcaaatatCAGGATCAATATCATTTCCAATAGGATTGAGATTAATAACACCACCATATGTCTGAATCTTTATTTGTTTgtactttcaaaaaaaaaaaagagctagcTATAGCTGAATCATTGCAATTCAGTCATAGAGTTTCAAATGAatctcttctttctataaagaaAATGTCCACTAAACACCTAAAACTCAAGcatgcaagcatagtatttattagcactcctaAAACCTACATACAAACATATCACATCAACCCATTAAGCACACAAagttcaacatgcaagcatagtaATTATACCTTCAATTAATTtcattttaaaactaaacatataggagtacaatgctcaatcatcattctcaaatcatttttataatatttcaaaccaaatcatttcatcatttctccaaTATCTATCATATATCCCGCAGAAAGCACAGGGCATCATCTAGTAGTTTGCGACAGCAAATGACGCTTTAACCAGGGCAACAGAACATATCCGGAAAAAATGCACTTCCAATCCAAAGTCAGAGTAATTATTTCTgataattaattaggaatactCGAGAAGGGGCGTTATGGTTCACATCCTCTTTGAGTAAATATGACAGTTCTAACAAACTAACATAGCCACAGAACTCCTTCACTTTCTTTGCGAGGGTAAAACATTATttacaacaaaaagaaaagtacCTGCCTTCACAAAAGAAGAAGACAAATAGCATGTGATTGACAATTAGGCGTAAACTTTCAAGCGGTTCTATCAATTAAATAGCAGGTAAATGAAGTGGGCTCTCTTGACATCAACATCTATGACCAAACCTTTTCCAGATTTTTCCCGAATTGAGAATCTGGTAACCTGTTGCCAATGAGCTCCCGTAGCTCAAACTCGCTGGGAAATCTCTGTTCGGATAATTTTGAGAAAACCTGAAGAAAGAAATTGAATTGAGTTAGTGTATCGGGTACAAATGGAGACATGGAGCGCATAATGAATTAAGCTTCGCAAAAGAAAAACCAGGAGAACTTCATACACACAAAGCAAAAGTTAACAGATGGATTGCGTAAGAAATTaatcttgcaaaaaaaaaaacagaacaccTCAAACACACTAAACAAAGTTTAGTAACTGTGTTCTAAAAGCCAGCCACCTAGCCCACCAAATTGCCAATTAGTTGCTAGGAGCTGGTCTACCACCCAACTAGCACCTAGCGCCTGGTGAACATTATTAAGTGATCAGGACAAAGATTGCACAGTTCATTTAATTAAAGGGAATAAGTACAATTGCAAACCAGTTTTAGGAAACATGCAAGCTACTCTTTGTTTTGAAACAGCTAGTCTACTGATTATTACTAATTTAGTATGAACCCAATCTAATCATTCAAGTGTATCACTACACACAGCAATGCAAGggtctgaaaaaaattgatggcAACTAGGGGGTCTTGGGATTAGAACTCCAATAGACAGATAAATGGACAGTCAACTTGCACATATAAATGCAAGATATAGCTCTCTTCTACAGCAACTTTACTCTGGCTTCAAGGTTTCACCACTAACTGATATTGTGCCACACAACAGATCATTTTGAGTCAAAGATTCAGCTACAGAGTCTAGCATCATTGCAGTTCAGCTATGACTGAGGGCTCCAAAATGCCAGTTTCTTTCGAGAGAGATTATATAAATAAAGAAAATCCCATTGAAGCAAACCATAAtaactagaaattttggcactaAACAACCATGGGTTATAACCATAGTAAACAACAGTTGCTGTACTGGTTTGCATAAAAAAGATCTtatggctgttttttttttttgggggggggggggattctAACATTACATAACACAAGCAAAAGTACTACTGAACCACTGCAGCAAAAAAAAGGATGTATGCATAACAAACATACCAATTGTCCATTGCAGTAAACTTCAAAGGCACCAGAACTTTGTAGAAATGACTGGGCGAAATTGCCAAACAGCCAGATTGTTGCCATTGTTCCAAATCTATTAGCACGGAGCGAGTAGTACCATGGAGGTGGAACCATTCCAAACCTAGGGAAAATCTGATCACCGGCCATTAAAGTTGCCATTGCTCCAACTTGAAGAAAAGGTACAGCTTTGCTGAGTGCGCGTTTTGGGAATGGTGGAGGGTAATTTTCTAAAACGACATGAATACCAGGAAATGAGGTTTCCAGCATCTTCTTCACGGTGACTGCATTTCCCCTGCAGAATTCGACTTAAAGTTATCTGTCTAACTCACAAACCAATTCATAGAAGAGAAAACAAAAGGCATTTTCACTAGAGCATGTGAAAGAAGGTTCTGCTCCATTACATGTTGAAATAAATGGTCATCACATCAACACAAGTTTATTCATTTAAAGTCAAACAAAGATATGTTCAGCATGAACTCTTCTTTCTCTCAGTTCATCTCTCCTAGCATGCCATGGGCATAAAAAAGGAGCAAAAAACACAGCGAAGTCCACAGAAATATAGCATTCCAGACTCTATAATAACCCACGAGCATAAGTGGGTGTGAACTAGGTCAGAGAGAAGAGTTAGAGCATTCCTGAGAGGATGAACCAAGATGTTTGGAGCAAAACATGCTCATTCACAAACTAAAAGAATATAAATGAATGGACTGAGAATCTGCATTCTTACC encodes the following:
- the LOC4327437 gene encoding selT-like protein; the protein is MDRVQLVLLGLPILLFCSDLVTLFGPEQLPTPQPDLPPHPSPDAASDAVQPDDIAADAAASAQIAEPQVDGPASGTTVELKFCASCSYRGNAVTVKKMLETSFPGIHVVLENYPPPFPKRALSKAVPFLQVGAMATLMAGDQIFPRFGMVPPPWYYSLRANRFGTMATIWLFGNFAQSFLQSSGAFEVYCNGQLVFSKLSEQRFPSEFELRELIGNRLPDSQFGKNLEKVWS